A single genomic interval of Arthrobacter sp. NicSoilB8 harbors:
- the metE gene encoding 5-methyltetrahydropteroyltriglutamate--homocysteine S-methyltransferase, giving the protein MTELPSTEQRTTPFPSASILGYPRIGRRRELKKAVEAYWAGKIDAAALDTAAKEIQLGTAKRLQGLGLTEAAAVPGTFSYYDQVLDAAAHLGAVPARFGNLLNAEGQLDIDGYFTLARGNKDQQPLEMTKWFDTNYHYLVPEIGPETPFALTSNRIVEEFEYALANGVQTRPYIVGPVTFLLLSKASDDAPAGFSPLSRLEEVLPVYTALLQNLAAAGASWVQLDEPALVVDQDTPAEEIQAAVARSYEVLAAAAQRPQLFVSTPYGALNGQLGTLAATGIDALHLDVFKGEVPSAAALAALGNKTLVAGVVDGHNIWRNDLAASAKKIAELKKSVAKLAISTSTSTQHVPHDVDEEVQLSEQLRSWLAFADQKAVEVVTLAGLLTDEAAVRPAIDEATRVIASRAEAEGVRRADVRARTAALTDADFNRSAYAVREAAQEKALDLPPLPTTTIGSFPQTSEIRTARARANRGDLTTGQYEQLMKDEIKRVVDLQEELGFDVLVHGEPERNDMVQYFAENLEGFDVTVHGWVQSYGSRCTRPSILWGDVTRSAPITVEWARYAQSLTNKPMKGMLTGPVTILAWSFVRDDQPLGETANQVALALRDEIADLEAAGIKVIQVDEPALRELLPLRKADQAAYLDWSVKSFRLSTAGAADATQVHTHLCYSEFGAIIDAIDGLDADVTSIEAARSRMEVVHDLESHGFGRGVGPGVYDIHSPRVPGEQEVTELLSTAVKHVPSRQLWVNPDCGLKTRGYAETEESLRNLVTATKTVRAELLEAAK; this is encoded by the coding sequence ATGACTGAACTTCCCAGCACTGAACAGCGCACCACCCCCTTCCCGTCCGCCTCGATCCTGGGCTACCCGCGCATCGGCCGCCGCCGCGAGCTCAAGAAGGCCGTCGAGGCCTACTGGGCCGGCAAAATCGACGCCGCGGCCCTGGACACCGCCGCCAAGGAGATCCAGCTCGGCACCGCCAAGCGCCTCCAGGGCCTCGGCCTGACCGAAGCCGCCGCCGTTCCCGGCACGTTCTCCTACTACGACCAGGTCCTCGACGCCGCCGCCCACCTCGGCGCCGTGCCCGCCCGCTTCGGCAACCTCCTCAACGCCGAGGGCCAGCTGGACATCGACGGCTACTTCACCCTGGCCCGCGGCAACAAGGACCAGCAGCCGCTGGAAATGACCAAGTGGTTCGACACCAACTACCACTACCTCGTCCCGGAAATCGGCCCCGAGACCCCCTTCGCGCTGACCTCCAACCGGATCGTCGAGGAATTCGAGTACGCCCTCGCCAACGGCGTCCAGACCCGCCCGTACATCGTCGGCCCGGTCACGTTCCTCCTGCTGAGCAAGGCCTCCGACGACGCCCCGGCCGGCTTCAGCCCGCTGTCCCGCCTCGAGGAAGTCCTGCCCGTCTACACCGCGCTGCTCCAGAATCTTGCCGCCGCCGGCGCCAGCTGGGTCCAGCTCGACGAGCCCGCCCTCGTGGTGGACCAGGACACCCCGGCCGAGGAAATCCAGGCCGCCGTCGCCCGCTCCTACGAGGTTCTCGCCGCCGCGGCGCAGCGCCCGCAGCTGTTTGTCTCCACCCCGTACGGTGCGCTCAACGGCCAGCTCGGCACCCTCGCCGCCACCGGGATCGACGCCCTGCACCTGGACGTCTTCAAGGGTGAGGTCCCCTCCGCTGCCGCCTTGGCCGCACTGGGCAACAAGACCCTGGTTGCCGGCGTCGTGGACGGCCACAACATCTGGCGCAACGACCTCGCGGCCTCCGCGAAGAAGATCGCCGAGCTGAAGAAGTCGGTGGCCAAGCTCGCCATCAGCACCTCCACCTCCACCCAGCACGTCCCGCACGACGTCGACGAGGAAGTCCAGCTCTCCGAGCAGTTGCGCAGCTGGCTCGCCTTCGCCGACCAGAAGGCCGTCGAGGTTGTCACCCTGGCCGGCCTGCTGACCGACGAGGCGGCCGTCCGGCCGGCCATCGACGAGGCCACCCGCGTCATCGCCTCCCGCGCCGAAGCCGAGGGCGTACGCCGCGCCGACGTCCGGGCCCGCACCGCCGCGCTGACCGACGCCGACTTCAACCGCTCCGCCTACGCGGTCCGCGAAGCCGCTCAGGAGAAGGCGCTGGACCTGCCGCCGCTGCCCACCACCACGATCGGCTCCTTCCCGCAGACCTCGGAAATCCGCACCGCCCGGGCCCGTGCCAACCGCGGCGACCTCACCACGGGTCAGTACGAGCAGCTCATGAAGGACGAGATCAAGCGCGTCGTGGACCTGCAGGAGGAGCTCGGCTTCGACGTCCTGGTTCACGGCGAGCCCGAGCGCAATGACATGGTCCAGTACTTCGCCGAGAACCTCGAAGGCTTCGACGTCACCGTGCACGGCTGGGTCCAGTCGTACGGCTCGCGCTGCACCCGTCCGTCCATCCTGTGGGGCGATGTCACCCGCAGCGCCCCGATCACGGTGGAATGGGCCAGGTACGCGCAGTCCCTGACCAACAAGCCGATGAAGGGCATGCTCACCGGCCCGGTCACCATCCTTGCGTGGTCCTTCGTCCGCGACGACCAGCCGCTCGGCGAGACCGCCAACCAGGTGGCCCTCGCCCTCCGCGACGAAATCGCCGACCTCGAAGCAGCCGGCATCAAGGTCATCCAGGTGGACGAGCCCGCACTGCGCGAGCTCCTGCCCCTGCGCAAGGCCGACCAGGCCGCGTACCTGGACTGGTCCGTGAAGTCCTTCCGCCTCTCCACCGCCGGCGCCGCCGACGCCACCCAGGTCCACACGCACCTGTGCTACTCCGAGTTCGGCGCCATCATTGACGCGATCGACGGCCTCGACGCCGACGTCACCTCGATCGAGGCCGCCCGCTCCCGCATGGAGGTCGTGCACGACCTCGAATCCCACGGCTTCGGCCGCGGCGTCGGCCCGGGCGTCTATGACATCCACTCGCCCCGCGTCCCGGGCGAGCAGGAAGTCACCGAACTGCTCAGCACCGCCGTCAAGCACGTCCCGTCCCGCCAGCTCTGGGTCAACCCGGACTGCGGCCTGAAGACCCGCGGCTACGCCGAGACCGAAGAGTCTCTGCGCAACCTGGTCACGGCCACCAAGACGGTCCGCGCCGAACTGCTGGAAGCAGCCAAGTAG
- a CDS encoding amino acid ABC transporter ATP-binding protein: MSPTETPGPDAAAPEAALLTVRGLRKSFGDHEVLKSIDLDVRRGEVVTLIGPSGSGKTTVLRCLNGLEVPDAGVAEFAGQLRVDFSTTAAKKQLFDLRDRSAMVFQHYNLFPHKTVLENVIEGPVQVQKRPKAEAVQDAQELLARVGLADKEKSYPFELSGGQQQRVGIVRALALRPQLLLFDEPTSALDPELVGEVLTVIKELADEGWTMVVVTHELAFAREVADEVIFMDGGVVVERGHPDTVLRDPREERTRQFVDRLLNPF, translated from the coding sequence ATGTCGCCCACTGAAACCCCCGGCCCGGACGCCGCTGCCCCGGAGGCCGCCCTGCTGACCGTCAGGGGCCTGCGCAAGTCCTTTGGCGACCACGAGGTACTCAAATCCATCGACCTCGACGTCCGCCGCGGCGAAGTGGTCACGCTGATCGGGCCGTCCGGTTCAGGCAAAACGACAGTGCTGCGGTGCCTGAACGGCCTCGAAGTGCCCGACGCCGGCGTCGCCGAGTTCGCGGGGCAACTGAGAGTCGACTTTTCCACGACGGCGGCGAAGAAGCAGCTGTTTGACCTGCGGGACCGCAGCGCCATGGTGTTCCAGCACTACAACCTCTTCCCGCACAAGACCGTCCTGGAGAACGTGATCGAAGGCCCGGTCCAGGTGCAGAAGCGGCCCAAGGCCGAGGCGGTCCAGGATGCCCAGGAACTGCTGGCCCGCGTCGGGCTGGCCGACAAGGAAAAGAGCTATCCGTTCGAGCTCTCCGGCGGGCAGCAGCAGCGGGTGGGCATCGTGCGTGCGCTGGCCCTCCGCCCGCAGCTGCTGCTCTTCGACGAGCCGACGTCAGCCCTTGACCCGGAGCTGGTGGGCGAGGTCCTGACCGTCATCAAAGAGCTCGCGGACGAAGGCTGGACGATGGTGGTGGTCACCCACGAGCTCGCGTTCGCCCGCGAGGTGGCCGACGAAGTGATCTTCATGGACGGCGGCGTGGTGGTCGAACGCGGCCACCCGGACACCGTGCTGCGCGACCCTCGGGAGGAACGCACACGGCAGTTCGTGGACCGGCTGCTCAACCCGTTCTAA
- a CDS encoding NAD(P)-binding domain-containing protein, with translation MVVGAGQAGLSAAYHLQRRGLVPAGPSEAGAGRPAVAGRAAGTYIVLDAEEGPGGAWRHRWKSLLMATVNGISDLPGIPQPAVDPAEASSSFLTRYFGGYEHDLGLAIERPVKVQSVSREDADPAGRLKITTSRGEWSARAVINATGTWTRPFWPIYPGQASFRGRQLHVADYVSAEEFRGLHVIVVGGGISAVGLLDEISQVTGTSWFTRREPVWREAAFDRQAGHYAVALVEERVRQGLPPQSVVSVTGLIRTPALRAAAERGVLDRQPMFTAIEPDGVRLADGGFLAAGVILWATGFRAELDHLAPLHLRGPGGGIAMDGTRVAAEPRVHLVGYGPSSSTIGANRAGRAAVAGILTLLAGSG, from the coding sequence GTGGTGGTGGGCGCCGGCCAGGCCGGGCTCTCCGCGGCCTACCACCTGCAGCGCCGCGGCTTGGTTCCCGCTGGTCCCTCCGAGGCCGGCGCCGGACGGCCCGCAGTGGCGGGCCGGGCTGCCGGGACCTACATCGTCCTCGACGCGGAGGAGGGCCCGGGCGGGGCCTGGCGGCACCGCTGGAAGAGCCTGCTCATGGCCACGGTGAACGGCATCAGCGACCTCCCCGGCATCCCGCAGCCGGCCGTGGATCCTGCCGAGGCCAGCTCCAGTTTCCTGACCCGCTACTTCGGCGGGTACGAACACGACCTCGGCCTGGCGATAGAGCGGCCCGTCAAAGTGCAGTCAGTGAGCCGCGAAGACGCCGATCCTGCCGGGCGATTGAAGATCACCACATCCCGCGGCGAGTGGTCTGCCCGCGCCGTCATCAACGCGACCGGCACCTGGACCAGGCCCTTCTGGCCCATCTACCCGGGCCAGGCAAGCTTCCGCGGCCGGCAGTTGCATGTGGCCGACTACGTCTCGGCCGAAGAATTCCGCGGTCTGCATGTCATTGTGGTCGGCGGCGGGATCTCCGCCGTCGGGCTGCTCGATGAGATCTCCCAAGTCACCGGCACCTCGTGGTTCACCCGCCGGGAACCGGTCTGGCGCGAGGCCGCCTTTGACCGGCAGGCGGGCCACTACGCCGTCGCCCTCGTCGAGGAGCGGGTGCGCCAGGGCCTCCCGCCGCAGAGCGTCGTGTCCGTGACCGGCCTGATCCGGACGCCGGCACTGCGCGCCGCCGCGGAGCGCGGCGTCCTTGACCGGCAGCCCATGTTCACCGCGATCGAGCCCGACGGCGTCCGGCTGGCCGACGGCGGCTTCCTGGCCGCCGGGGTGATCCTGTGGGCCACGGGATTCCGGGCCGAGCTCGACCATCTCGCCCCGCTGCACCTGCGCGGACCCGGCGGCGGCATCGCGATGGACGGCACCCGGGTTGCGGCCGAGCCCCGGGTTCACCTGGTGGGCTACGGGCCGTCCTCGTCCACCATCGGAGCCAACCGTGCCGGCCGGGCCGCCGTCGCGGGAATCCTCACACTTCTGGCCGGTTCGGGATAA
- a CDS encoding class I SAM-dependent methyltransferase → MADTNFESLLARLRRFPDVEAANLQAWDATDKLLLDTTLEMQAAGLLRPGGRLTVVGDRYGALTLGALNSEAPTPGTGPVRVHQDLITGERALRANAEALAIDAGFEQLPLGAALLEGAAVVLLQLPRSLAELEEIADAIARYAAPDVVLLAGGRVKHMSLGMNAVLGRYFADVQPQLARQKSRLLLARRPKPVPAAPPFPVTEVNEELGLTVCARGAVFAGTGLDIGTRFLLDFLPRMPHASHAIDLGCGTGILAAMYARANPGARVTATDRSAAAVDSALATARANALAGRIDVLQDDAMSTLPDASADLVLLNPPFHLEAAVHAGAGIKLIEAAGRVLAPGGELWTVFNSHLHYRPALERLIGPTREVGRNPKFTVTASTRRPQK, encoded by the coding sequence GTGGCGGACACCAACTTCGAATCCCTCTTGGCCCGGTTGAGACGATTCCCGGATGTCGAGGCCGCCAACCTGCAGGCGTGGGACGCCACGGACAAACTCCTGCTGGACACTACCCTTGAGATGCAGGCGGCAGGCTTGCTGCGGCCCGGGGGACGGCTCACGGTCGTGGGGGACCGGTACGGTGCCCTCACGCTGGGTGCCCTGAACTCCGAGGCCCCGACGCCCGGGACGGGCCCCGTCCGGGTCCACCAGGACCTCATCACCGGCGAGCGGGCGCTCCGCGCCAACGCCGAGGCCCTGGCAATCGACGCCGGCTTCGAGCAACTCCCGCTTGGCGCCGCACTGCTGGAGGGCGCCGCCGTCGTGTTGCTCCAACTGCCCCGGTCCCTCGCGGAACTCGAGGAAATCGCCGACGCCATCGCCCGCTACGCGGCGCCCGACGTCGTCCTGCTGGCGGGTGGCCGCGTCAAACACATGAGCCTGGGCATGAACGCGGTGCTGGGACGCTACTTCGCGGACGTCCAGCCCCAGCTGGCCCGGCAGAAGTCACGGCTCCTGCTGGCCCGGCGCCCCAAGCCCGTCCCGGCAGCCCCGCCATTCCCGGTCACCGAGGTGAACGAAGAGTTGGGGCTAACGGTCTGCGCCCGGGGAGCCGTCTTCGCCGGCACCGGGCTGGATATCGGTACCAGGTTCCTACTGGACTTCCTGCCGCGGATGCCCCACGCCTCCCATGCCATTGACCTGGGCTGCGGCACGGGCATCCTTGCCGCGATGTACGCCCGTGCCAACCCGGGCGCCCGCGTCACGGCCACGGACCGGTCCGCGGCCGCCGTCGACTCAGCCCTCGCCACGGCCCGCGCCAACGCCCTGGCCGGCAGGATCGACGTGCTGCAGGACGACGCCATGAGCACGCTGCCGGATGCCAGTGCCGACCTGGTCCTGCTCAACCCGCCCTTCCATCTGGAAGCGGCCGTGCACGCCGGCGCCGGGATCAAGCTGATCGAGGCCGCCGGCAGGGTGCTAGCTCCCGGCGGGGAACTGTGGACCGTGTTCAACAGCCACCTGCACTACCGGCCGGCACTCGAACGACTGATCGGGCCGACACGCGAGGTCGGCAGGAATCCGAAGTTCACGGTGACGGCCAGCACCCGGCGCCCACAAAAGTGA
- a CDS encoding ROK family transcriptional regulator, with amino-acid sequence MGDFNLTVILDAIRRAPAGLSRVELAQIVGLSPQTISNISRRLLDQHLIVEAGKEGTGPGKPRTMLRLNPAGMYAVGVHLDPAVLTFVVLDLLGAVVKHSRISTPPGTDPGAVIDTIAAEIKRLIADSGANPARIAGLGVASPGPIDLTEGAVVDPPLLPGWDRVRLRDALTEATGLSTLMDKDVTSAAVAETWAGGPSGEGSFVFMYMGTGIGCGIVLNDEVVRGTSGNAGEIGHIIVDPDGALCDCGQRGCVKSSAIPQVLVAQAEAAGVLDGARQDRSAPEVQERFAQLCELAYSGNEQAKEIIERSAVLVARAVSAVTNALDVDRVVFGGPFWTCLSTAYLEKIPGLIEANSATRLIHGIEVVGTGVGEDVGAVGAACLVLEHTLAPRSQRLLLEG; translated from the coding sequence ATGGGCGATTTCAACCTCACGGTCATCCTCGACGCCATCCGCCGCGCGCCGGCCGGGCTGAGCCGGGTGGAGCTGGCCCAGATCGTCGGGCTGTCGCCGCAGACCATTTCCAATATTTCCCGCCGGCTGCTGGACCAGCACCTGATCGTCGAGGCCGGCAAGGAAGGCACCGGGCCGGGCAAGCCGCGGACCATGCTCCGGCTGAATCCCGCGGGGATGTACGCGGTGGGCGTCCATCTGGACCCGGCCGTGCTCACGTTCGTGGTGCTGGACCTCCTCGGCGCCGTCGTCAAGCACTCCCGGATCAGCACCCCGCCCGGCACGGACCCCGGGGCCGTCATTGACACCATCGCGGCGGAAATCAAGAGGCTCATCGCCGACTCCGGGGCCAACCCGGCCCGGATCGCGGGGCTGGGCGTTGCTTCCCCGGGCCCGATCGACCTGACCGAAGGCGCGGTGGTGGATCCGCCATTGCTGCCCGGCTGGGACCGGGTCCGGCTGCGGGACGCCCTCACCGAAGCCACCGGCCTGTCCACCCTGATGGACAAGGACGTGACCAGCGCCGCCGTCGCGGAAACCTGGGCCGGCGGCCCCAGCGGCGAAGGCAGCTTCGTCTTCATGTACATGGGGACCGGGATCGGCTGCGGAATTGTCCTCAACGACGAAGTCGTCCGGGGGACCTCGGGCAACGCCGGGGAGATCGGGCACATCATCGTGGACCCGGACGGCGCCCTTTGCGACTGCGGACAGCGCGGCTGCGTGAAATCCTCCGCCATTCCGCAGGTGCTCGTCGCCCAGGCCGAGGCGGCCGGGGTGCTGGACGGTGCGCGTCAGGACCGGAGTGCGCCGGAGGTCCAGGAGCGTTTTGCGCAGTTGTGCGAACTCGCCTACAGCGGCAACGAACAGGCGAAGGAGATCATCGAACGATCCGCCGTGCTCGTAGCCCGTGCGGTCTCGGCCGTCACGAACGCCCTGGACGTGGACCGGGTGGTGTTCGGCGGCCCGTTCTGGACCTGCCTGTCAACGGCCTACCTGGAGAAGATCCCCGGTTTGATCGAGGCGAACAGCGCCACCCGGCTGATCCACGGGATCGAAGTTGTGGGCACGGGCGTGGGCGAGGACGTCGGTGCGGTCGGCGCGGCCTGCCTCGTGCTGGAACACACGCTGGCTCCGCGCTCGCAGCGGCTGCTCCTGGAAGGCTAG
- a CDS encoding aldehyde dehydrogenase family protein, with translation MQTVASPVARARALFDAGTTRPLAWRLEQLRNLRRMLGERHADFAAALARDVGKHPTEAQLAEIGFVAAEAAHLERHLEDWLRPRRVPVPLAARPARAWTELTPLGVVLVIGPWNYPLQLVLAPLAGALAAGNTAVLKPSEHAPATSAALARWVPEYLAGAAEVVEGAIPETAALLAERFDHIFFTGGEAAAKVVMRAAAEHLTPVTLELGGKSPAYVDASTDLATAAKRIAWGRFMNAGQTCVAPDYVLAREEVLDPLQAELIKAVTALFGPDPAASPSYGRIVDDRHFARLAALADASTVVHGGGRDAAARYFAPTLLRPAPGDAVMAEEIFGPLLPLVPVAGLEEAIGHVNGRAKPLALYVFSKDPETRRAFAERTASGALCFDIPAAHLSVPGLPFGGVGGSGMGAYHGEHSVRTFSHERPTLDKPLWPDTLELIYPPYTRTKHRIIDALVAPVRMRGRKR, from the coding sequence ATGCAGACCGTAGCCTCACCCGTCGCCCGCGCCCGGGCCTTGTTCGACGCCGGCACGACCCGTCCGCTGGCCTGGCGGCTGGAGCAATTGCGCAATCTCCGGCGCATGCTCGGCGAACGGCACGCGGACTTCGCCGCGGCCCTCGCCAGGGATGTGGGCAAGCACCCCACCGAGGCGCAGCTCGCGGAGATCGGCTTCGTCGCCGCGGAGGCGGCCCACCTGGAGCGGCACCTGGAAGACTGGCTGCGGCCCCGCCGTGTGCCGGTGCCGCTCGCGGCGCGGCCGGCCCGGGCCTGGACCGAGCTCACTCCGCTGGGCGTGGTGCTGGTGATCGGGCCGTGGAACTATCCGCTGCAACTGGTGCTCGCCCCGCTGGCCGGGGCCCTCGCCGCGGGAAACACCGCGGTGCTCAAGCCCAGCGAACACGCCCCGGCCACCTCGGCCGCCCTGGCCCGGTGGGTTCCCGAGTACCTGGCCGGTGCCGCCGAGGTGGTCGAGGGGGCCATCCCGGAGACCGCAGCCCTCCTGGCCGAACGCTTCGACCACATCTTCTTCACCGGGGGAGAAGCAGCGGCCAAGGTGGTGATGCGCGCGGCGGCCGAGCACCTGACCCCCGTGACACTCGAGCTCGGCGGCAAGTCCCCGGCCTATGTCGATGCCTCCACGGACCTGGCCACGGCGGCCAAACGCATCGCCTGGGGCCGGTTCATGAACGCCGGCCAGACCTGCGTCGCCCCGGACTACGTCCTGGCACGGGAGGAGGTCCTGGATCCGCTGCAGGCCGAACTCATCAAAGCCGTCACGGCGCTCTTCGGCCCTGACCCGGCGGCCAGCCCGTCCTACGGCCGGATTGTCGATGACCGGCACTTCGCCCGGCTCGCGGCCCTCGCCGACGCCAGCACCGTGGTGCACGGCGGAGGACGCGACGCCGCCGCCCGCTACTTCGCGCCCACCCTGCTCCGGCCGGCGCCCGGCGACGCCGTCATGGCCGAGGAAATCTTCGGACCGCTGCTGCCGCTGGTGCCGGTGGCCGGGCTCGAGGAGGCAATCGGCCACGTGAACGGACGGGCCAAGCCGCTGGCGCTCTACGTCTTCAGCAAGGACCCGGAAACACGCCGGGCCTTCGCCGAACGGACCGCGTCCGGGGCGCTGTGCTTCGACATTCCGGCGGCCCACCTGTCCGTCCCCGGGCTGCCGTTCGGCGGAGTCGGCGGCAGCGGCATGGGCGCATACCACGGCGAACACTCCGTGCGGACGTTCTCGCACGAGCGGCCCACGCTGGACAAACCGCTCTGGCCCGACACGCTCGAACTGATCTACCCGCCCTACACCCGGACCAAGCACCGGATCATCGACGCGCTCGTCGCGCCGGTGCGGATGCGGGGCCGGAAGCGCTGA
- a CDS encoding methylenetetrahydrofolate reductase, whose product MSPPSLIDTHPNLAGAAPVALSYELFPPRSAAAAESLWTTIGELEATDPDYVSVTYGASGSNRSTAVELINRLVQETTLRPLAHLTCVGNSPEELAEIIGELLDVGVRGILALRGDQPKDGATPPPGSLRYAQDLIELIRRVEQRRSALLCAGKVAVGVAAYPTRHPESPSEAHDVEVLLAKQRSGADFAITQVFFHTEQYANLLTRARRAGVTIPIIPGVMPLTSLRRLARLGELTGVEPAPELIDRLAAADTDAERTRIGVSATVDLANAALEAGAPGIHLYTFNEHAAALDVLDKLALPRPRSGNRQGGNRQGGSRHGAGRINASRRAASQLAS is encoded by the coding sequence ATGTCACCACCAAGCCTTATCGACACCCATCCCAACCTGGCCGGCGCGGCTCCCGTTGCGCTGTCCTACGAGCTGTTCCCGCCGCGGTCGGCCGCCGCCGCTGAATCCCTTTGGACCACCATCGGCGAACTGGAAGCCACGGACCCGGATTACGTGTCCGTGACCTACGGCGCCAGCGGCTCCAACCGCAGCACCGCCGTCGAGCTCATCAACCGGCTCGTGCAGGAAACGACGCTGCGGCCCTTGGCCCACCTGACCTGCGTCGGGAACTCCCCGGAGGAACTGGCGGAGATCATCGGCGAACTGCTCGACGTCGGGGTCCGTGGCATCCTCGCCCTGCGTGGCGACCAGCCCAAGGACGGCGCAACCCCGCCGCCCGGGTCGCTGCGCTACGCCCAGGACCTGATCGAACTCATCCGCCGCGTGGAACAGCGCCGCTCGGCGCTCCTGTGCGCCGGCAAGGTCGCCGTCGGCGTCGCCGCCTACCCGACCCGTCACCCGGAATCTCCCAGTGAAGCGCACGACGTCGAGGTCCTGCTGGCCAAGCAGCGCTCCGGCGCCGACTTCGCCATCACCCAGGTCTTCTTCCACACCGAGCAGTACGCCAACCTCCTGACCCGGGCACGCCGGGCCGGGGTGACCATCCCGATCATCCCCGGTGTCATGCCGCTGACCAGCCTCCGCCGGCTCGCCCGCCTCGGCGAACTGACCGGCGTGGAGCCGGCGCCGGAGCTCATCGACCGCCTCGCGGCCGCCGATACCGACGCCGAGCGGACCCGGATCGGCGTCAGCGCCACAGTGGACCTCGCCAACGCCGCCCTGGAGGCCGGCGCCCCCGGCATCCACCTCTACACGTTCAACGAGCACGCCGCCGCCCTCGACGTGCTGGACAAACTCGCACTGCCCCGACCGCGCAGCGGCAATCGGCAGGGCGGCAATCGGCAGGGTGGCAGCCGGCACGGCGCCGGGCGCATCAACGCCTCCCGGCGTGCCGCCAGTCAGCTCGCCAGCTGA
- a CDS encoding zinc ribbon domain-containing protein YjdM: MNDSLPPCPECSSEYTYEMGALLVCPECAHEWSASAETDTEANLQAESVIKDAVGNVLADGDTVTVVKDLKIKGSSTVIKVGTKVRGIRLVNGVGDHDIDCKVDGVGPMQLKSSVVKKI; the protein is encoded by the coding sequence GTGAACGACTCCTTGCCCCCGTGCCCCGAATGCTCCAGCGAATACACCTACGAGATGGGGGCGCTCCTGGTCTGCCCGGAGTGTGCACACGAATGGTCCGCGTCCGCGGAGACTGACACCGAGGCCAACCTCCAGGCTGAATCCGTCATCAAGGACGCCGTCGGCAACGTCCTCGCCGACGGCGACACCGTGACGGTGGTCAAGGACCTGAAAATCAAGGGCAGCTCGACCGTCATCAAGGTCGGCACCAAAGTCCGCGGCATCCGCCTGGTCAACGGGGTGGGCGACCACGACATCGACTGCAAGGTGGACGGCGTGGGTCCCATGCAGCTCAAGTCCAGCGTCGTCAAGAAGATCTGA
- a CDS encoding amino acid ABC transporter permease — protein MNINWELVWSSLGPLLTGAIAGTIPLALASFSLGLVLALLVALMRLSRNRVVSAVARIYISVIRGTPLLVQLFVIFYGLPSVGITISPWPSAIIAFSLNVGGYAAEVIRAAILSVPKGQWEAGHTIGMSRHQTLVRIILPQAARVSVPPLSNTFISLVKDTSLASLILVTELFRQAQQVAAFSQEFMLLYLEAAVIYWIICLVLASGQSALEKRLDRYVAH, from the coding sequence ATGAACATCAACTGGGAACTCGTGTGGTCATCGCTGGGACCTCTCCTCACGGGTGCGATTGCCGGCACTATCCCGCTGGCGCTGGCGTCGTTCAGCCTGGGCCTCGTGCTGGCCCTGCTGGTAGCCCTCATGCGTCTGAGCCGCAACCGCGTGGTGTCCGCGGTCGCCCGGATCTATATCTCCGTCATCCGCGGAACCCCGCTCCTGGTCCAGCTGTTTGTCATTTTCTACGGGTTGCCTTCAGTCGGAATCACCATCAGCCCCTGGCCCAGCGCAATCATCGCGTTCTCCCTCAATGTCGGCGGGTATGCTGCGGAAGTCATCCGGGCGGCCATCCTGTCCGTCCCCAAGGGACAGTGGGAGGCCGGCCACACCATCGGGATGTCACGTCACCAGACCCTGGTGCGGATCATCCTGCCGCAGGCTGCGCGGGTCTCGGTCCCGCCGCTGTCCAACACCTTCATCAGCCTGGTCAAAGACACGTCCCTGGCGTCGCTGATCCTCGTCACCGAACTGTTCCGCCAGGCGCAGCAGGTAGCGGCCTTCAGCCAGGAATTCATGCTGCTGTACTTGGAGGCGGCCGTGATCTACTGGATCATCTGCCTCGTCCTCGCCAGCGGACAATCCGCTCTGGAGAAGAGATTGGACCGCTATGTCGCCCACTGA
- a CDS encoding DUF2004 domain-containing protein: protein MNKVASKHFGEVELNHGRDHNLTATHELAGQTVELDLNVNAHDHFDEAAMHKVDYRLRFLPELVDQVREMIAEELAQEGTSPQEYRHFHCNAIKDEHLKKVFGVEDKSQLTDEVFLKALKLGHVGIYPGQPERYFVLDFTLGQHFTDEVLVASADEDGVVDDEILWES from the coding sequence ATGAACAAGGTAGCGAGCAAGCACTTCGGCGAGGTCGAGCTCAACCACGGAAGGGATCATAATCTCACCGCCACGCATGAGCTGGCGGGGCAGACCGTGGAGCTTGACCTTAATGTCAACGCGCATGACCATTTCGACGAAGCGGCCATGCATAAAGTTGACTACCGCTTGCGCTTCCTGCCCGAACTTGTGGACCAGGTCCGCGAAATGATCGCCGAGGAACTGGCGCAGGAAGGCACCAGCCCGCAGGAGTACCGCCACTTCCATTGCAACGCGATCAAGGACGAGCACCTCAAAAAGGTCTTCGGTGTCGAGGACAAGAGCCAGCTGACCGACGAGGTCTTCCTCAAGGCGCTCAAACTGGGCCACGTGGGCATCTACCCCGGCCAGCCCGAACGCTACTTCGTGCTCGACTTCACGCTGGGCCAGCACTTCACCGACGAGGTCCTGGTCGCCTCCGCCGACGAGGACGGGGTCGTCGACGACGAAATCCTCTGGGAATCCTGA